The DNA sequence accttctttcttttttatatacaggttagttttttttttgtttctacAGTCtgtttttaatttgtgATTGGAGCACAAATTATGACGACAAGACgatgataaagaaaaagattgACAGTTATAGAATGAAGCGATGAACTGTACTCTCGTCACCGTTGTCCGCAATCcttgtttttatttatacTTTTGTGGAAAAGTTCTTCCTGCACTACTTAAAAATACACTACCAGAATCAAGAACGGTCCATTCCATGAACGAGTCTCCTTGAGTAACCAATGAATTGACACTGATATATCTTACAGATGATTTGCTTTTCATATATTATTGtctaattgatttgattcattgataattgaaaaaaaaaaattaaaattccATATCAGTACGCCAGCCGGGACTCGAACCCGGAGCCCTTGCTTGGGAAGCAAGAATTTTACCCTTAAACCACTGACGTCTAAACCGTGCTTCGGAGAATTCGGGTTTTCTATGTCAGCCAGTTTTCAATCAGATCTGACCTAACAACTTAACAATATATTGGATCCTCAAACCAGAATTGTGATTGCCGACTATATTAGCCGGAGTCATTGCATtgagaaataaaaaaaagactaCTTATCTGCAAGTAATAGATGTACATATACTTTGATCATATATTGCTATTTACAAATTCACCTGGTGTAGTGACAGTAGCTGCACTTGTACCGTTGATAGTTGTGgatgttgttggtgtttTTTTAATAACAGGTTCTCTGGTATTTTTAGTTCTCGGCCATAACGAAGGTAGTCTTACTACCTGAAATCTTGGTTCTACACATCTTTCAATAAACCAGGTCCTTAACTGATTCTCTATCAATGAAGAAATCTTAGGAACATCCTGTAATTTTGCTCTTGATCCAATCAAAGACTTGACAATAAATTCTAATCTATAATCTggggaaaaagaaaacattaATGCAGTACCaccatcatcttcatcttcatcattgtCGCTCGCACTGTCTGCACTACCATTCTCCTTACTATACCCATTCATATTACTTGCTTTATTGAAGttcttcaaatcaatatcttTTGTATTTATCAAAGACACAGTTAAACAGCCAGAAAACCTCACAATTGAAACAGTCAAACTCACAGGTAAAACTGCCGTCAATGGTCTTGGTTGatttaacaacaatttgGTAGCTATTCCTAAAGTCAATGTATCTGataaatcaacatcaatcTTTGCTTCCAATCTTTTCAAGTCCTCTCCATATTTTATTCgacaatttgaaaagattGGGAAATCATCACCAATGTCAATTTCAGTTAAATTTATAGTATCAATAAAATCAGGTAATTTTGCATTGgttaaaaaattgtttaagGAATGGTAAATGTTATCTTTTAATAATGCCTCACTTCTTAATTGAGAAATCGTTTGAGCCACTAAAACATTGAACCAATCCAATGACTCCAGAGCATGATTATTGACATCGTAATAGGtcttttccaaaattgatgatatcTTCAGTTCATTGCTATTCAAAGATATGTCATCCTCGTTTCCATCGTCATTAGCAAATTGTCCGTTCAAATGTTGCTTCTTTTTATTACGCTTTACGATTACGCCTGTGGCACCATCAAGACCAGGTTTTGTGGGAATATGTGATGAAGAATcagcaaaaacaaaaaacttgacaaatacaattataataaatattacaCTAATTTGTCCAATTACTAACCCTTGAGTAAAACTCCAagtattaccattattggAAACTGGATGGTttgcttgttgttgtaactGTTGTTCTTGGAAAAACAAGTcacgttgttgttgtagcAACTCTTCCTGTTGCAACTTCAATTGTTCAAGTAAAGATGCATGGATTTGATGACCTAGCTCTCTTGTCTCAACTATTGTTGTCGTTTCTATTAAACCCTGTGACATTGACCAGCTCGATTTGCAGTTTGTAATATCTTGAAAGGGCTACTAGAAAagatagttttttttttttttttttttttttttgggttttCTCATGCACTATAAGTCTCTGGGGCTAaaaattttggttttgcACATTTATACGTCACAGGGAAATCCGGCTAGAACCAATCAATTAGACTAGACGAAATATTAAACgattattcaattatgctatatatacatattaCTAACAAGATTATTTTGTCTTTGGAGTGTTTTTAACACTGGaagattttttcaatggtgACTTCTTTCTTGGAGTAGTTGAAACACTAGCAGCAGTTCTCTTTACCGGAGTACTAGGGGCACTACTGTTACTACCACCACTTAATCTACGACTTCTTCTGATTGGTTTGATAACAATTGGTTTGATCTCTTCTTCAGTGTCTTGTTCAGAATGATCGTCACGGTTTATCCAGTCCttaaaattattcaaaatgCCTCTACGGTTCAAATCTTTATTTCTGTTACCAATATATTTTGAGGCAAAATCACTCAAAGGGGAACTCACCTTGGAAGAATTCGTTGACTCTTCATCACTACCATGGTTACTACTATTTTGACTATTAGCATCGTCAATAAATTTCTGAAAATCAAACTTTTTACCTCTCATAAATTCTCTAATCTCAAAATACAAGTCACGTGAAACATTGTTAATGTTGGTTTTATTCTTCATCCAATAAGTTCTGAAATCATTGATGTGTTTCTTGAACTCTAGttcattcatttttaaCCAACTAacattcaattcttttctaGTGGCACCCCGAGAAAAGTTTCTCATCAAATACTTATCGTAATCACGAATAATCTTAGTAATTATATCTGAAGTAGAAATACCCTCTGTTCTCTGGGTTGTTAAGAATTTCCCTTGTTCTTTTATGGGTTTATAGATGTCATCACTGTCGCCACTTGCATAGGGCAAATCGTCATGTGCAacataatcaattttatgtTCTTGCAAAAACTCAGGGGTAACACACCAAGGGGCATTAGGAATAACTTCATCGACCCATTTACAATGCATCAAGGTTTCACACCGTTGTTCATCAGTTAAAACCGTCAATCCCTTACGCTTATGGGTTTCAATATCTGAAGGAATACCACAAACTAATTCAACATTAggaaatgattttttaGCTTGTTCCAATTGTTTCATATGACCCAAAtgaaacaaatcaaaaacaccGTCAGCATAGATCCTAATTGGTCGATCCGTAGGAggtaaattaaatttaaaccCTCTTGGTCTAAATTTCCGCAAATCAATTGGCAATTCTTCGtccaatttcttttcattgGCTTCAAATTCCTCTTCtgcttttgttttaatttttcttttcttatGATTTGGTTTACTTTCAATGTGATGTGTATCTTCATCAGTTATGTTATTGTTCTCATTATCACTGGAATTAATGCttgaatcattatcatcattatgctttctttttttatttcgtTTAAATAACGAAGAAATCGATTCCATTGATAAAGTTCTTGTGATTTTAGACGATCCATTGAGTTCTTTctcaattgttttctttctagTAAGCCTAGccatattttattttttcttaaaCTGAATTGGGACTTCTGTCTTTtggcttttttttgttattatttataaaagaagatcatataaaaaaaaaaaaagtaataaagaaaaggaaaaaaaaaaatatatactACAGGGCATAGGTGTTttctactttttttttttttggtcgTCCTTCCCTCTTTTTCCCACCCCCCCCTTGGTCGCactatttttcttttctgtGTTGCTATTCTAGTTATTATCCACTATCGTGATGGAGTGGGTTTTTACTTTGGTTGTATTGGAGAAGTACGTTGTCACACACAAACTAAATTTCGTTTAGTATAGTTTTGCCAAATTTAGTTTGAACATCTTCTCAATACAAGAACTACCTACAACAGTCCACATTGTTATATATTTATGTAACAATGACTAAGATCTATTCATTAtctgatttgaaatttattaaaccCAAAACATTAAAATCATGGTTCACAAATGGTTCATCTCCGCATGGCAAATTttgtgttgttgatgtACGAGATTCAGATTTTGTTGGAGGTCATATCAAAGGCTGCTATCACTATCCTGCAGCCAATTTCCACTACACGTTGAATGaattatatcaaaaaatataCCAGAATAAAATACAAGATATTGTTTTCCATTGTGCTTTATCCCAAGTAAGGGGTCCTTCAAGCACATTAAAATTCTTACGTGgaattgatgatataaCTGATTCCAAAGTGAAAAAGTATTTAAATGGTGATAATATTCAAGTGTACGTGTTACACGGTGGCTTCACTAAATGGCAAGAAGAATATggaaatgataatgaagtGACGGAGGCTTATGATCAAGAAATATGGGAGTTTGGCTCCTAGTCGTTTTTGtatattttgtattttattTGCAAACGAAAGGGTTTGATCATCACATTTCTATTGTACAGTCGTATTACTAATATATGGTTATATTTAGATAGATATAGATATGTATATAAATATGCATAAGTGCCACGTGTGTACATGCCATGTATTATCGCAGTATTCAAATTAAGCTTGGACCATCATGATTGTTATATTGTTGcacttgttgttgttgctgttgtgaCAGAAATGCTTGGCTGTATAGCCCAGTTTGTgcattttgaaaataaaactgTTTTTGGGCTTCTTGTTGAGTCTCCGGGAAAACTGGAATGGTGGGCAAATGCTCCAACCCACCAGCTGTAGCTTGtggtttcaattgttgatgtGGATGCTGTTGTTGGTTATGTGcataattatcaaataacTGCAGTGTAGTTTGGGATACTTTAAATGGATTATTACCAGTTGCACTAGCTTGTATTTTTTGAggctgttgttgttgttgttgaattgatCCATTATCCATTGTAAATGCTGTGGTATGACTAGCAGATGCAAATCTTGTATTAGCAAATGGGTTAGTCGACTGTGCTTGTAACGGTTGCGGTTGCTGGTTCAAATTCAGTTGGCCATATGGCTGAGCAAACTGTTGTTGCGAAAGTTGATGTTGACCTGTCGCCATACTTGAAAATGGGTTTGTGTTGGACCTCTGTAACCCTATTGGTTGTTGCGGCTGTTGTGGTTGCTGTAATTGCGAAGTAGGTTGAATAAATGGGTTTGTATGCTGCGGTTGTAactgttgtggttgtgaGCCATATCCTCCAAATCCAACACCAGTAAATGTAGACTGCAAAGTTTGACCTTGAGAAATGGATGGCAATTGCGAAAACAATGCCTGTTGCTGCTGTGGGGCCTGCTGTTGTAATACTTGCTGCTGAGCCTGTTGCTGCAAAGCTTGCTGTTGTGCCTGGTCTTGTTGCAGGGGATCCACAATTCCAACAATCGGAACAAACATAGTATTCCATGGATTATAAGTCTGCTGTACAACCAATGAACTATGTCTATTCAAATCACTACTAGTGCTTTGTAATTGGTGTTTTTTCTCGGctgattgttgttgttgttgttgttgttgttcgGTAGATTCATTCTTACTATTCTTCTTATTAAATATAGATTGGGTTGGTTTCAGGCCGACATTCTCTTTTCCTCTTTTTTCTGCTAAATATTGTCTTCGattaatttcaaagttCGGATCATCTAAATACTCCTCTAAGGAACTCGTCAAAGCTGTAGGTGCATGTTTGATAGTTGGAACATGCAACTTGGTAGCATACTCCAAATGCTTGGCCACTCTCAAATAATCAATGACAAATTTAGTTTGATCtacaaattttttgtatatCTTTAAAGATCTTTCAGCATCAACTTTTGacatttcaaaataatgcTCCAAGATATTTATGACACCTTCGTTCAATTCTTGGAAAAGAGCCAACAAATCATTGACCAATAATCTGAATGCAGTCAATAcgatatcattatttatcTCATTTTCcatgaaattgtttttcaataatgaatcaatttgtttctgGACGCTTTCAACTTCTCTTAACAAACCTTTGTCCACTTCAAGTAATCTCAATCTTCCACCTTGTTGATTGGTATTGTTATTTGACCTTTCATCTCTAACATAATCCACACCCGTTGATTCAAACTGTTTGACTCGAGTGTGTAAATATTTGGCATATCtggtaataaatttgatatcaGAACTGAAACTATTGCTGtttttgatgatattattattgttcaaatttaaaatatttggaGATGCTTGGTTGCTTAAATAATCTAACGTCACATTTTTATCCCCTTCTCTGATCATCAAATGAATCACAATCAAGGCTTTATAAACAACCGACCATGAACTGTCGTGTAATCGTGCTTGTAATGTTCTCATTATAGTGTTGAAGTTCTCTTTAGAAATAAGGGAATGATCCAACGATGTAGCCATTAATATGGGTTCAATATATTTCGGTTTAGGGGCTGCTACCTTCACTTTAGTAGCACCCTTGACAATCTTTTCATATGTGGTCATTGCCTAGTAatgttgaagaagaagtatttggatacaaaaaaatgttACTCGGCAGATACTGATATGAAAACAAAGACTTAGAATTGATAATGCGGTATTGCGATTTCTATTAGTAGTGGTGCCTTCTAGGTGGTGATCTTTGCAAAGAGTTTTGCTATTTCTTCAATGAAGGAAGACAACAAAcagaattggaaaattgCACAAGTTGTGGAAAATATTTAAGAATAATCTGTGTAGGGGGATTTTAGTATACTTTTACTCATGGGCAGTGCGCACAAATAAAACCTCCAACTCAGAAGTTTGTCGTTGTCGGCTGTTTCTCcttgcttttctttttttttttttttttttttcggttttgtttttgcatGTAACGTTGCCAAAGAATATACAGTTTATCAACCACCGCCCCTACTAATAGCGGCTATACATCAACTGGTTAAAATTATGACTTGTTTCATCACAGTTACCCCtatatatttcaaattgtttaatgCTAGACATACACTAGTATTATGGTTATCCACTATCGGGTATATTCGTATTCGTGCGAAAACCAATCTCGGAAAACGAATTAGATTATCAGAACTACCAATCTTTGAATCGACTTTCGTTTCTGACTGTTATCATTAGCATTTGTATAATCTATCTAGCATTGACATTTCTTAAATAGTAGAGAGATATACAAAAGTACACACATTTACTTATTGACCATTCTGTAAACGTCATCTTGAAAATCATACAAAAATGTACATATATATCGTCAAATCTAAACCAATAACCAATAGACTCTATTGACTCTAAAATCGACCTACACTTTGTATTGTCTCTAATAGATACAGCTACAATTCACCAGCCCATTCATGTGGCATGGCTCTATAAACGTAAACTTCACCTTTTgttaaattcttcaaatttatttcacCATCAACAACGTATCGTTTACCACCCATATTTTGTTCCAAAACCATCAATTTGTCCCCCGTTTTACCAACTACTACTGAAGTATGATCTGGTGCACCTGCAGATTGGGTAACTCCTGTGCTAGCATCATAAAATGTGCAAGCGTTGAACTGTAAAATATCACCTCTTCTTACCTCATCGAGCTGCAAtgaattgttgatgaaataaATTCCACTACCTGTATTGGCTATCTGCAATATCGGATAACCATGAATGACATAGTTAGATACAAATGCATGATTTCCGCATCCTTTTTGTAATGCTTCTTTGGCCAAATCCCAACACTCACCTCGGCCGACGGTCTTGCCTCTGTGATGTTCACACCAGGATGCAATGTACTCCCCAAACCTTTGATGATTAGCAATGAGCTCTTGCTTGGAAGGAATTGAATCGATTGGAGAAGGGATATATTTCTCAATAACCACATTTACATTACTAATGTCCTTGTTGCTGTACTCAAATTTATAGGTAATAATGGATAGGTCCTTAAGCCTTACAGTTAAATTTGTAGTACTTTTTCCGTAAGAGCTTGATGATGTCGTATACGAAAACTTGTGATTGGTTCCATCAAATACTTTAGGTAACTGCAAAGTTCCATTGGTTTTGGCATACCAACCACTTGATAACTCTAAATCTAAATTTGGAGGACCGGATTgctttggtggtggtggtggtggtgccGGAGCTCTGTTATAGTTCCTTACTGGAGGAACTGGTGGTGGCGAAGGGGATTTTTGGGGTGTAGAGATACGACGCGGGGGTGGCGGTGGTTTAgtgtttgttgttattggtgAAATAGTTTCCAGTTGTTCGTGTTTCTTAGTAAGTGACTCGGGTTTCGCTTTTGGTACTGGTTTTGGTTTAGGTGCCTCAGTTGCAGTTTGGTtaatattcattttttgaaaaatactGTTTAATTCACTCAGGACTGCACTTTGTGAGtttgaagattttgaatttgtttggtttggttta is a window from the Candida dubliniensis CD36 chromosome 4, complete sequence genome containing:
- a CDS encoding mitochondrial outer membrane protein, putative (Similar to S. cerevisiae MMM1;~In S. cerevisiae: involved in import and assembly of outer membrane beta-barrel proteins) encodes the protein MSQGLIETTTIVETRELGHQIHASLLEQLKLQQEELLQQQRDLFFQEQQLQQQANHPVSNNGNTWSFTQGLVIGQISVIFIIIVFVKFFVFADSSSHIPTKPGLDGATGVIVKRNKKKQHLNGQFANDDGNEDDISLNSNESKISSILEKTYYDVNNHASESLDWFNVLVAQTISQLRSEALLKDNIYHSLNNFLTNAKLPDFIDTINLTEIDIGDDFPIFSNCRIKYGEDLKRLEAKIDVDLSDTLTLGIATKLLLNQPRPLTAVLPVSLTVSIVRFSGCLTVSLINTKDIDLKNFNKASNMNGYSKENGSADSASDNDEDEDDGGTALMFSFSPDYRLEFIVKSLIGSRAKLQDVPKISSLIENQLRTWFIERCVEPRFQVVRLPSLWPRTKNTREPVIKKTPTTSTTINGTSAATVTTPGEFVNSNI
- a CDS encoding CTP:phosphocholine cytidylyltransferase, putative (Similar to S. cerevisiae PCT1;~In S. cerevisiae: rate-determining enzyme of the CDP-choline pathway for phosphatidylcholine synthesis): MARLTRKKTIEKELNGSSKITRTLSMESISSLFKRNKKRKHNDDNDSSINSSDNENNNITDEDTHHIESKPNHKKRKIKTKAEEEFEANEKKLDEELPIDLRKFRPRGFKFNLPPTDRPIRIYADGVFDLFHLGHMKQLEQAKKSFPNVELVCGIPSDIETHKRKGLTVLTDEQRCETLMHCKWVDEVIPNAPWCVTPEFLQEHKIDYVAHDDLPYASGDSDDIYKPIKEQGKFLTTQRTEGISTSDIITKIIRDYDKYLMRNFSRGATRKELNVSWLKMNELEFKKHINDFRTYWMKNKTNINNVSRDLYFEIREFMRGKKFDFQKFIDDANSQNSSNHGSDEESTNSSKVSSPLSDFASKYIGNRNKDLNRRGILNNFKDWINRDDHSEQDTEEEIKPIVIKPIRRSRRLSGGSNSSAPSTPVKRTAASVSTTPRKKSPLKKSSSVKNTPKTK
- a CDS encoding CDC25-like phosphatase, putative (Similar to S. pombe IBP1;~In S. pombe: may play a role in DNA replication checkpoint via regulation of hsk1 or may act downstream of hsk1 in an S-phase regulatory pathway); translated protein: MTKIYSLSDLKFIKPKTLKSWFTNGSSPHGKFCVVDVRDSDFVGGHIKGCYHYPAANFHYTLNELYQKIYQNKIQDIVFHCALSQVRGPSSTLKFLRGIDDITDSKVKKYLNGDNIQVYVLHGGFTKWQEEYGNDNEVTEAYDQEIWEFGS
- a CDS encoding uncharacterized protein (conserved hypothetical protein) — its product is MTTYEKIVKGATKVKVAAPKPKYIEPILMATSLDHSLISKENFNTIMRTLQARLHDSSWSVVYKALIVIHLMIREGDKNVTLDYLSNQASPNILNLNNNNIIKNSNSFSSDIKFITRYAKYLHTRVKQFESTGVDYVRDERSNNNTNQQGGRLRLLEVDKGLLREVESVQKQIDSLLKNNFMENEINNDIVLTAFRLLVNDLLALFQELNEGVINILEHYFEMSKVDAERSLKIYKKFVDQTKFVIDYLRVAKHLEYATKLHVPTIKHAPTALTSSLEEYLDDPNFEINRRQYLAEKRGKENVGSKPTQSIFNKKNSKNESTEQQQQQQQQSAEKKHQLQSTSSDLNRHSSLVVQQTYNPWNTMFVPIVGIVDPSQQDQAQQQALQQQAQQQVLQQQAPQQQQALFSQLPSISQGQTLQSTFTGVGFGGYGSQPQQLQPQHTNPFIQPTSQLQQPQQPQQPIGLQRSNTNPFSSMATGQHQLSQQQFAQPYGQSNLNQQPQPLQAQSTNPFANTRFASASHTTAFTMDNGSIQQQQQQPQKIQASATGNNPFKVSQTTSQLFDNYAHNQQQHPHQQLKPQATAGGLEHLPTIPVFPETQQEAQKQFYFQNAQTGLYSQAFSSQQQQQQVQQYNNHDGPSLI